The segment ATGGCTCGCGCGGCTGGGTGGCGCGGCGGAACGGGGGTCCGGTTCGGCCTCGCGGCCGAACATCTCTCTTCCTCTCACGGCTCAGCGGCTCGGCCCGAAGCCGCGCTCGGGAACCGGGATCCTCGGCACGGGGACAACGATCCTCTGCGGTCCCTGCGCGGGCGTGCGAACCGCCGCCACGGCGACGGGATCGCGGGCGGCCACGCGCTCGCGGTGCCGGTCGAGCACGAAGTCGGAGATCTTCTGCGCGTCCGCCGCAGCGCGCCGGATCTCGCGCGGGTCCTCCTCGAGCGCCTGGATCCAGCCCTCGACGTAGGCCGCGCCACGGCTCGGGTCGTGGCCGACACCCACGCGCTCGCCGGTCATCATCGCGCTGATCTCGGCCCTGAGCTCCTCGCGGGCGTACTGCGGCGAGCCAAACCCGCCGTCGATCCCCTCGATGAGGGTCTCGCGGTTCATCCGGTCCTTGTGCCCGGTGCTGTGGCCCAGCTCGTGGAGCGCGGTCTGGTAGTAGTGGTTCGCCGACGGGAACTGCCCGCGCTCGGGCAGCACGATCTCGTCGCGCTTCATGTGGTAGTAGGCGCGGTCGCCCTGGACGTGGCGGACCGGGACGCCGACATCCTCCATGACCCGCTCGGCCTCCTGGTGCACCTTCCAGAGCGGCTCGGGCGTCGGGTTCGAGCGCTCGGGCAGCCCGTCGGCCTGCTCGGCGTTGAACACCGTGTACTGGCGCACGAACGGCGCCTTGAGCTTCTCGTAGCGGTAGACCTTCTTGCCCTCGGCGTCCCTCCTGGGCCGACCCTGCTCGTCGGTCACGGCGATCCGCTTCTTGTCCTGGAAGGAGAGGATGCGGGTGCCGCGCTCGCCCTTCCTGACCTGTCCGCCGCGCGCCTGGATCTGGCGGTAGGTGCCCCAGCGCACGTCGCCGTAGCCCTGCTCCTGCTGGACGGAGGCGAGGTGCAGGCTGTTGCCGCCCCGGTAGGAGCGGTCG is part of the Gammaproteobacteria bacterium genome and harbors:
- a CDS encoding zincin-like metallopeptidase domain-containing protein encodes the protein DRSYRGGNSLHLASVQQEQGYGDVRWGTYRQIQARGGQVRKGERGTRILSFQDKKRIAVTDEQGRPRRDAEGKKVYRYEKLKAPFVRQYTVFNAEQADGLPERSNPTPEPLWKVHQEAERVMEDVGVPVRHVQGDRAYYHMKRDEIVLPERGQFPSANHYYQTALHELGHSTGHKDRMNRETLIEGIDGGFGSPQYAREELRAEISAMMTGERVGVGHDPSRGAAYVEGWIQALEEDPREIRRAAADAQKISDFVLDRHRERVAARDPVAVAAVRTPAQGPQRIVVPVPRIPVPERGFGPSR